The Sporosarcina luteola genome contains a region encoding:
- a CDS encoding hemerythrin domain-containing protein encodes MSGPALKQLQAHRSIHEGGLSGAVSKTELLIEFLQEGDMKSADRAADELIDYWKSRVISHADAEEEGLYLEIKKENPELEEAITQLTRDHDLLRIIVKDIEMLRETEKLSPTVLQKFYALLVVNEIHSRDEERLLLE; translated from the coding sequence ATGTCAGGACCGGCATTGAAACAACTCCAAGCTCACCGCTCCATCCATGAAGGCGGATTATCAGGAGCAGTCAGCAAGACCGAACTGCTAATAGAGTTTCTGCAGGAAGGCGATATGAAATCGGCTGATCGAGCAGCTGATGAACTGATCGATTATTGGAAGTCAAGGGTGATTAGCCACGCTGATGCCGAAGAAGAAGGGCTCTATCTGGAAATCAAAAAAGAGAATCCAGAATTGGAAGAGGCCATCACCCAATTGACGAGAGATCACGATCTGCTTAGGATTATCGTAAAAGATATCGAAATGCTTCGCGAAACAGAAAAACTCAGCCCTACAGTTTTACAGAAGTTTTATGCACTGCTAGTTGTCAATGAAATACATAGCCGCGATGAAGAACGGTTGTTGCTGGAGTAA
- the recQ gene encoding DNA helicase RecQ: MSPIEKINSVLSTYFGFSSFRTGQEKAIRNVLEGKDTLCVMPTGGGKSICYQVPALVMEGTVLVVSPLISLMKDQVDALHQIDIPAAYINSTLSTEEYFGTVENALGGMYRLLYVAPERFESPSFIQQIGKMDIPMIAIDEAHCISQWGHDFRPSYRMLSKVISSFEQKPVVLALTATATPAVREDICGQLHIEQENTVMTGFERSNLTFSVIKGQDRDKFVKDYVKKNDGEAGIIYAATRKAVDQIHATLERSGVAVAKYHAGLSDGVRQAEQDRFLMDEATIMVATNAFGMGIDKSNIRYVIHYQMPKNMESYYQEAGRAGRDGLDSECTVLFSSQDVITQRFLIDQSQDQNRIPAELEKLQSMIDYCHTESCLQKFIISYFGETDVQDCGRCANCTDTRESFEVTVDVQKVLSCVIRMGQRFGKTMIAQVLTGSRNKKVLEFGFDKLTTYGLMKERNAKDISDFIEFIISENYLGVENGQFPIIYVTEQGKDVLTGKIKVFRKGTVETKQIAKDDPLFNQLRALRMKLAQEAGVPPFVVFSDKSLRDMAAKMPVTEEEFLEVNGVGAAKLERYGEAFMEEIKSFASQTS, translated from the coding sequence GTGAGTCCAATCGAAAAAATTAATTCCGTCTTATCTACCTATTTTGGATTTTCTTCCTTCCGCACCGGGCAAGAAAAAGCCATCCGAAACGTGCTTGAAGGGAAAGACACACTATGCGTCATGCCTACAGGCGGCGGTAAATCCATCTGCTATCAAGTTCCTGCGCTAGTAATGGAGGGCACAGTACTTGTCGTATCCCCCTTAATTTCATTGATGAAAGACCAAGTGGATGCCTTGCATCAAATCGACATACCAGCAGCGTACATTAATAGTACATTATCAACGGAAGAATATTTCGGGACGGTTGAAAATGCACTAGGAGGAATGTATCGTCTGCTTTATGTAGCTCCTGAGCGATTTGAATCCCCTTCATTTATTCAGCAAATCGGTAAAATGGATATCCCGATGATCGCCATCGACGAGGCACACTGTATCTCGCAATGGGGACATGATTTCAGGCCGAGTTACCGGATGTTAAGCAAAGTCATATCTTCCTTCGAACAAAAACCGGTCGTTTTGGCTTTGACGGCTACTGCAACGCCTGCCGTCCGGGAAGATATTTGCGGCCAATTGCATATTGAACAGGAAAACACAGTAATGACTGGCTTTGAGAGAAGCAATCTCACCTTTTCTGTCATTAAAGGGCAGGACAGGGACAAGTTCGTCAAGGACTATGTTAAAAAGAACGATGGAGAGGCGGGTATTATTTATGCCGCCACCCGTAAAGCAGTTGACCAGATCCATGCCACGTTAGAACGAAGCGGAGTCGCTGTTGCAAAATATCATGCTGGACTCTCGGATGGTGTCCGGCAAGCGGAGCAGGACCGGTTCCTTATGGATGAGGCGACGATCATGGTTGCAACGAATGCATTTGGGATGGGAATAGATAAAAGTAACATCCGTTACGTAATCCATTACCAAATGCCGAAAAACATGGAAAGTTATTATCAGGAAGCAGGCCGTGCGGGAAGGGATGGACTGGATAGTGAGTGCACCGTTTTATTCTCTTCGCAGGACGTAATCACGCAACGGTTCCTCATTGACCAATCGCAGGATCAAAATCGAATTCCCGCCGAGCTTGAGAAGCTGCAGTCGATGATCGACTACTGCCATACTGAATCATGCCTTCAAAAGTTCATCATTTCATATTTCGGGGAGACGGACGTGCAGGATTGCGGCCGTTGCGCAAACTGTACAGACACCCGCGAGAGCTTTGAAGTGACGGTTGATGTGCAGAAGGTACTATCCTGCGTCATACGAATGGGGCAGCGATTCGGAAAAACGATGATTGCTCAAGTTCTGACAGGTTCACGAAATAAAAAAGTGTTGGAGTTCGGGTTTGATAAATTAACTACATATGGTTTGATGAAAGAAAGGAATGCGAAAGACATTTCCGATTTTATCGAATTCATCATCTCCGAAAATTATCTCGGTGTGGAAAACGGTCAGTTCCCGATTATCTATGTCACTGAACAAGGCAAGGATGTATTGACTGGTAAAATCAAAGTGTTTAGAAAAGGAACCGTCGAAACGAAGCAGATAGCGAAAGATGATCCTTTATTCAACCAGTTGCGTGCACTTCGCATGAAGCTTGCTCAAGAAGCAGGAGTACCTCCGTTCGTCGTCTTTTCGGATAAGTCATTGCGTGACATGGCGGCAAAAATGCCGGTTACGGAAGAAGAATTTTTGGAAGTGAACGGCGTCGGGGCGGCGAAGCTGGAAAGATACGGCGAAGCATTCATGGAAGAAATAAAATCATTCGCTTCACAAACTAGTTAA
- a CDS encoding queuosine precursor transporter: MRYYLSGIFVGLLILSNIVAVKLMSIGDWIVIPAAAIIYVCTYPILDVLTEAYGKEAARKTVQTGFIAQLFAIGFIWLAIHLPAASFYEHQEAFETIFTAGFRVTIASLAAYLISQNLDVTIFDRLKRRHGAKKLWVRNNVSTMASQLVDTTIFITIAFAGTMPIGALLGMIASQYVFKFIIAVLDTPIVYLLVSVCRKKEPEIMSEEISLQN, from the coding sequence ATGCGTTATTATTTAAGCGGGATTTTTGTCGGCCTGTTAATTTTATCGAATATCGTGGCGGTCAAGTTGATGAGCATCGGCGATTGGATCGTAATACCGGCAGCAGCCATCATCTACGTTTGCACGTATCCAATTTTGGATGTATTGACGGAAGCCTATGGAAAAGAAGCTGCAAGAAAGACGGTTCAGACTGGCTTCATCGCACAGCTTTTCGCAATCGGCTTCATTTGGCTAGCAATCCATTTGCCGGCAGCCTCTTTCTATGAACATCAGGAAGCATTCGAAACGATTTTCACAGCGGGCTTCCGCGTGACAATCGCAAGCTTGGCTGCGTACCTCATCAGTCAGAACCTGGATGTCACCATATTCGATAGATTGAAAAGAAGGCATGGTGCGAAAAAGTTATGGGTGCGGAACAATGTGTCAACGATGGCAAGCCAACTCGTCGATACGACGATTTTCATAACAATCGCTTTTGCGGGAACGATGCCGATAGGTGCTTTGTTAGGAATGATCGCTAGCCAATATGTCTTCAAATTCATCATCGCCGTTTTGGATACGCCGATCGTCTATTTGCTCGTGTCTGTATGTAGAAAAAAGGAACCTGAAATTATGAGCGAAGAGATATCATTACAGAACTGA
- the queF gene encoding preQ(1) synthase, with protein sequence MAGRDENTLTDLTLLGNQNTKYAYEYDPTILESVDNMHTERDFFVKFNCPEFTSLCPMTGQPDFATMYISFVPDKKLVESKSLKLYLFSFRNHGDFHEDCVNIIMNDLIKLIDPRYIEVWGKFTPRGGLSIDPYCNYGKPGTKYEKMAEHRMMNHDMYPEKIDNR encoded by the coding sequence TTGGCTGGAAGAGATGAAAACACATTAACGGATTTAACTTTGCTAGGGAATCAAAATACAAAGTACGCCTATGAGTATGACCCTACTATTTTGGAATCCGTCGATAATATGCACACGGAACGGGATTTCTTCGTCAAATTCAACTGCCCCGAATTCACATCACTTTGTCCGATGACAGGACAGCCGGACTTCGCAACAATGTATATCAGTTTCGTGCCGGATAAAAAATTGGTCGAAAGTAAATCATTGAAATTGTATTTGTTCAGTTTCCGCAATCACGGAGACTTCCACGAGGACTGCGTCAACATCATCATGAATGATCTAATTAAGCTGATTGATCCACGCTATATTGAAGTATGGGGCAAGTTCACTCCGCGTGGCGGACTTTCCATCGATCCTTATTGCAATTACGGAAAGCCTGGTACGAAATACGAAAAAATGGCGGAACATCGAATGATGAACCATGACATGTATCCCGAAAAGATCGATAACCGTTGA
- a CDS encoding MFS transporter, with product MRAFVYIIVFFSFFDLFSQLPIMSPFALSLGASSFMTGLAVGMYSFSNTIGNVISGFMTDRRGPFAILLIGLFASGISLLLYSFAIGPASLLGIRFVHGFMEGLIVPAAFTFLANRAEESKRGRSVAISGAFVGMAAIIGPAYSGIVASKTGAPFIMTVNGVIMFILAIAAFFVLRSVSFEKKQRTKEAKHFRVRYLFKHPGMVRAFAGAFFLMFSQGVLALVLPLKVEALGFDTKATGMLLSTFGVVAILIFLLPINRIFDKVRPMITLAFGISMMGASMLFLSQVSELQLLYLAMALYGIGFAFLFPSINSLLIDSSSPEFRGKAYGYFYAFFSIGVVAGSSLIGYLDLTFKGGFMLTGIILISVAVYTILGMKKSLLLTEGP from the coding sequence ATGCGTGCTTTCGTTTATATAATCGTCTTTTTTTCCTTCTTTGATTTATTTTCACAACTTCCTATCATGAGCCCTTTTGCTTTGTCCTTAGGTGCTTCATCGTTCATGACGGGGTTGGCTGTCGGAATGTATTCATTTTCCAATACCATCGGGAATGTCATTTCCGGATTCATGACGGACCGTAGAGGACCGTTCGCTATTCTGCTTATCGGATTATTTGCATCAGGTATTTCTCTGCTTCTTTATTCCTTCGCAATAGGACCTGCTTCCCTTCTCGGGATTCGCTTCGTCCATGGCTTCATGGAAGGGCTAATTGTCCCTGCTGCCTTTACATTCCTCGCCAATCGTGCCGAAGAATCAAAGCGAGGCCGAAGTGTAGCCATTTCAGGCGCCTTTGTAGGAATGGCGGCAATCATTGGTCCTGCTTATAGCGGCATTGTCGCTTCAAAAACGGGTGCTCCATTCATTATGACAGTTAACGGCGTCATTATGTTCATCCTTGCGATCGCCGCATTTTTTGTTTTACGATCTGTTTCATTTGAAAAAAAGCAAAGAACAAAAGAAGCAAAGCATTTCAGAGTCCGGTATTTGTTCAAGCATCCCGGCATGGTCCGTGCTTTCGCAGGCGCGTTTTTCCTTATGTTCTCACAAGGTGTGTTGGCTTTAGTCTTGCCTTTGAAAGTCGAGGCGCTCGGATTTGACACAAAAGCGACGGGCATGCTGCTCAGCACGTTCGGCGTCGTCGCCATCCTGATATTCCTGCTGCCGATCAACCGTATTTTCGATAAAGTACGTCCGATGATCACATTGGCTTTCGGCATCTCGATGATGGGGGCAAGTATGCTTTTCCTTAGTCAAGTTTCAGAGTTGCAGCTCCTGTATTTGGCAATGGCATTGTATGGAATAGGTTTTGCATTTCTATTCCCTTCCATTAATTCTTTGCTCATCGATTCTTCATCACCGGAATTCCGCGGAAAGGCTTACGGCTATTTCTACGCATTCTTTTCCATCGGGGTCGTCGCAGGCTCAAGTCTCATCGGCTATTTGGATTTGACATTCAAGGGTGGGTTCATGCTCACTGGCATCATCCTAATAAGCGTCGCCGTTTATACGATCCTCGGAATGAAAAAGAGTCTACTATTGACAGAGGGGCCTTGA
- a CDS encoding diaminopimelate dehydrogenase translates to MVIVDTKIRIGIAGYGNLGKGVESAIAQNDDLELVGVFTRREPGDLRVNSGAPVLRLNEIEEHVDDIDVLILCGGSKDDLPEQGPALSRLFNTVDSFDTHAKIPVYFEAVDESARPNGKTAIISVGWDPGLFSINRLYGESILPEGATYTFWGKGLSQGHSDAVRRIEGVKGAVQYTIPVESAVEQVRNGSQPELTTRDKHTRECYVVLEEGADAAEVEQAIVTMPNYFTDYDTTVHFITEQQLREDHSAMPHGGFVIRSGKTGATNNQVMEFSLKLDSNPEFTSSVLVAYARAAYRLNKKGDIGAKTVFDVAPGLLSPKSAAQLRKEIL, encoded by the coding sequence ATGGTCATAGTGGACACGAAAATCAGAATTGGCATCGCTGGATACGGAAATTTGGGCAAAGGGGTCGAGTCGGCAATTGCTCAAAACGATGATCTGGAGCTCGTTGGCGTATTCACCCGTAGAGAACCGGGAGACTTGAGAGTGAATAGCGGTGCACCTGTTTTGCGTTTGAATGAAATCGAAGAACATGTGGATGATATTGACGTACTGATCTTATGCGGGGGTTCGAAAGATGATCTTCCTGAACAAGGACCTGCGCTTTCGAGGCTGTTCAATACAGTAGACAGCTTTGATACGCATGCTAAGATTCCCGTATACTTTGAAGCGGTAGATGAATCGGCTAGACCGAATGGTAAAACGGCTATCATTTCCGTAGGATGGGATCCAGGACTATTTTCGATCAACAGGCTTTACGGAGAATCGATTCTTCCTGAGGGTGCAACCTATACGTTCTGGGGGAAAGGGTTGAGCCAAGGACATTCGGATGCTGTCAGAAGGATCGAGGGGGTCAAAGGGGCAGTCCAATATACGATTCCTGTTGAATCGGCAGTCGAACAGGTGCGCAACGGATCACAGCCGGAACTGACGACGCGCGACAAGCATACACGTGAATGCTATGTTGTATTGGAAGAAGGTGCCGACGCAGCCGAGGTAGAGCAAGCGATCGTGACGATGCCCAATTACTTTACAGATTATGATACGACAGTCCATTTCATTACTGAGCAGCAATTGAGAGAAGACCATAGCGCAATGCCTCACGGCGGTTTTGTCATCCGTAGCGGGAAAACCGGCGCTACGAACAATCAGGTTATGGAATTTTCATTGAAATTGGACAGCAATCCGGAATTCACATCCAGCGTACTAGTCGCTTATGCGAGGGCGGCTTACAGGTTGAATAAAAAAGGGGATATAGGCGCAAAAACCGTGTTTGACGTCGCCCCTGGACTGCTTTCTCCGAAGAGTGCAGCACAGCTTCGCAAAGAAATATTGTGA
- a CDS encoding M42 family metallopeptidase, with product MSKMDDTLLMLKDLTDAKGIPGNEREPREVMKKYIEPYADEIEYDGLGSLIAKKSGDANGPKVMVAGHLDEVGFMVTKIDDKGFISFQPVGGWWSQVMLAQRVTIVTRKGDTLTGIIGSKPPHILSAEARKKPVDIKDMFIDIGAESKKEAMEWGVLPGDMIVPYFEFTVMNNDKYLLAKAWDNRIGCAIAIDVLKALKGENHPNIVFGVGAVQEEIGLRGAKTAAAKVNPDIGFAVDVGVAGDTPGVTSKESTSKMGDGPQILLYDASMVSHKGLRDLVVDTAEEHGIPYQFEAIPGGGTDAGSIHVSGNGVPSLAICVATRYIHSHAAMLHRDDYENAVKLIVEVIKKLDLDTVDQIIFQ from the coding sequence ATGTCGAAGATGGATGATACGTTACTCATGCTGAAAGACTTGACGGACGCGAAGGGGATTCCCGGCAATGAACGTGAACCGCGTGAAGTCATGAAGAAATATATCGAGCCATACGCTGATGAAATTGAATACGATGGACTCGGATCTTTGATTGCCAAAAAAAGTGGCGATGCAAATGGACCGAAAGTGATGGTGGCAGGCCACTTGGATGAAGTCGGCTTCATGGTGACGAAAATTGACGATAAAGGATTCATTTCCTTCCAGCCGGTCGGCGGATGGTGGTCGCAAGTCATGCTTGCCCAACGAGTGACGATCGTTACGCGTAAAGGGGACACTTTGACGGGCATCATCGGATCGAAGCCTCCTCATATCCTATCTGCGGAAGCCCGGAAAAAGCCGGTGGACATTAAAGACATGTTCATCGATATCGGAGCTGAATCGAAGAAGGAAGCGATGGAATGGGGCGTTCTGCCCGGTGATATGATCGTTCCGTATTTCGAATTCACGGTCATGAACAATGATAAATACTTGCTTGCGAAAGCATGGGATAACCGCATTGGCTGTGCAATCGCAATTGACGTCCTGAAAGCGCTAAAAGGTGAAAATCACCCGAATATCGTATTCGGCGTTGGTGCGGTGCAAGAGGAAATCGGCTTGCGCGGTGCAAAAACGGCTGCTGCAAAAGTGAATCCGGATATCGGCTTTGCAGTTGACGTAGGCGTTGCGGGAGATACGCCAGGCGTCACTTCAAAGGAATCGACAAGCAAAATGGGCGACGGGCCTCAAATCCTTCTCTATGATGCATCGATGGTTTCCCATAAAGGTTTGCGTGATCTTGTCGTCGATACGGCAGAAGAACACGGCATCCCATACCAATTCGAGGCGATTCCGGGCGGAGGAACAGATGCAGGTTCAATCCATGTAAGCGGGAACGGCGTGCCGTCTCTTGCCATTTGCGTCGCAACTCGCTATATCCATTCCCATGCAGCAATGCTGCACCGGGATGATTACGAAAATGCGGTGAAATTGATTGTGGAAGTAATCAAGAAGCTCGACCTTGACACAGTTGATCAAATCATTTTTCAATAA
- the argF gene encoding ornithine carbamoyltransferase, with protein sequence MHISTLKTAKKIEGQLKGRDLLTLLDYTSEEIDYLLQKALVMKKEVIAGKIPPILQGKTLGMIFEKHSTRTRISFEVGMVQLGGHAMYMNANDLQIGRGESVHDTGKVLSGYLDAVMIRANSHEMVEELAKHSSIPVINGLTDMYHPCQALADLLTMIEVKGSIAGKKLAYVGDGNNVAHSLVIGAASMGMHVAVATPKGYEFNSDLYVEAEKIAAANGGSVLQTNNPIEAVRNADVVYTDVWASMGQEEEAAARLEAFKGFQINDQLVANAKKDYMFLHCLPAHREEEVATSVIDGPNSYVFQQAENRLHAQKAVLAALL encoded by the coding sequence ATGCATATATCGACATTAAAAACTGCGAAAAAAATTGAAGGTCAGCTAAAAGGCCGTGATTTGTTGACGTTATTGGACTATACGAGTGAAGAAATCGATTATTTATTGCAAAAAGCGTTGGTGATGAAGAAAGAAGTAATTGCAGGAAAAATTCCCCCCATACTGCAAGGGAAGACACTCGGCATGATTTTTGAAAAACATTCCACACGTACAAGGATTTCATTCGAAGTCGGCATGGTACAGCTTGGCGGCCATGCGATGTATATGAATGCGAATGATCTTCAAATCGGACGCGGAGAATCGGTGCATGATACCGGAAAAGTATTGTCGGGGTACTTGGACGCTGTCATGATTCGAGCAAACTCGCATGAAATGGTGGAAGAGCTAGCGAAGCATTCATCAATCCCCGTTATCAATGGACTGACGGATATGTATCATCCATGCCAAGCGCTTGCGGATTTATTGACGATGATCGAAGTGAAAGGGTCTATTGCCGGCAAGAAACTCGCTTATGTAGGCGACGGAAATAATGTTGCCCATTCGTTGGTCATTGGGGCGGCGAGTATGGGGATGCATGTAGCGGTCGCAACGCCTAAAGGGTATGAGTTCAATTCCGACCTTTATGTGGAAGCTGAAAAAATTGCTGCGGCGAATGGCGGATCCGTCTTACAGACAAACAATCCTATTGAAGCGGTGAGAAACGCAGATGTCGTCTATACGGACGTCTGGGCGAGCATGGGGCAGGAGGAAGAGGCTGCTGCGCGACTTGAAGCATTCAAAGGGTTCCAGATAAACGATCAGCTTGTTGCAAATGCAAAGAAAGACTATATGTTTTTACATTGCTTGCCGGCCCACCGTGAAGAAGAGGTTGCGACTTCCGTAATTGACGGTCCGAATTCGTATGTTTTTCAGCAGGCGGAGAACAGATTGCATGCACAAAAAGCTGTATTGGCGGCTTTACTGTAG
- the sspI gene encoding small acid-soluble spore protein SspI, with product MNFQIRDAIAANMSNNSATDIRSVVEDALQRGEEHLLPGLGVFFEKLWVNADEQEKSKISGELAQAFSAGS from the coding sequence ATGAATTTTCAAATTCGTGACGCCATCGCCGCTAATATGTCGAATAACTCGGCGACCGATATTCGAAGCGTTGTTGAGGATGCATTACAGCGAGGCGAAGAACATTTATTACCAGGTCTAGGAGTATTTTTTGAAAAGCTGTGGGTCAATGCCGATGAACAGGAAAAGTCGAAAATCAGCGGTGAACTTGCCCAGGCGTTCTCTGCAGGATCATAA
- a CDS encoding TrmH family RNA methyltransferase, with amino-acid sequence MKRIESTQNALVKHWKKLVTSKKDRDKSEEFLVEGFHLVEEAMKKEGTILHLIVREDLELPASWKTDNLQLIQVTKAVAKELVETEQSQGIFAHCRQPEHSGEEADSWKKLLFIDAVQDPGNIGTMIRTADAAGMDAVILGKGSADPFNPKTVRSAQGSHFHIPVVKGELGEWIDRAKSSGIKVIGTGLHNAVDHFTVSPLSEFALIVGNEGSGVAAEYLSKADDIVKIPLYGKAESLNVAIAAGILLYTYGKQ; translated from the coding sequence ATGAAAAGAATCGAATCAACGCAAAATGCGCTCGTAAAACATTGGAAAAAGCTTGTAACGTCTAAGAAGGATCGCGATAAATCTGAAGAATTCCTCGTTGAAGGCTTCCATCTCGTCGAAGAGGCTATGAAGAAGGAAGGGACAATCCTTCATTTAATTGTTAGGGAGGATTTGGAACTTCCTGCTAGTTGGAAAACCGATAATCTACAACTTATCCAAGTAACAAAGGCGGTTGCAAAAGAACTGGTAGAGACAGAGCAGTCACAAGGAATATTTGCTCATTGCCGTCAGCCGGAACATTCAGGTGAGGAAGCTGACAGCTGGAAGAAGCTTTTATTCATCGATGCTGTACAGGATCCGGGAAATATCGGAACAATGATCCGGACTGCGGATGCTGCTGGAATGGATGCAGTTATCCTCGGGAAAGGTTCAGCGGATCCATTCAATCCTAAAACAGTGCGTTCCGCTCAAGGATCTCATTTCCATATCCCTGTCGTGAAAGGGGAGCTCGGTGAATGGATTGACCGGGCAAAGTCGTCCGGCATCAAAGTCATCGGAACGGGTTTGCACAATGCCGTCGATCATTTCACTGTAAGTCCGTTGAGTGAATTTGCGCTAATCGTTGGAAATGAAGGAAGTGGAGTTGCCGCCGAATACTTATCGAAAGCCGATGACATCGTGAAGATTCCATTGTACGGAAAAGCGGAATCATTGAATGTCGCCATTGCTGCGGGCATCCTGCTTTATACGTACGGTAAGCAATGA
- the pheS gene encoding phenylalanine--tRNA ligase subunit alpha: protein MEQQLQQLKEEALTKIQEASSVKELNDVRVAYLGKKGPITDLLKGMGKLPAEERPKMGALVNVVREAVTESLEAKMTKLEEEAINAQLEKEAIDVTLPGRPAPTGNHHPLTRVVEEIEDFFISMGYEIAEGPEVEKDYYNFEALNLPKGHPARDMQDSFYISEEILLRTHTSPVQARTMEAKGGSSIKIICPGKVYRRDSDDATHSHQFTQIEGLVVGEDIRMSDLKGTLDLFAKKMFGADREIRLRPSFFPFTEPSVEMDISCFKCGGDGCNVCKKTGWIEILGAGMVHPNVLKMAGYDPAVVTGFAFGMGPERIAMLKYGVEDIRHFYTNDVRFISQFHRTEA, encoded by the coding sequence ATGGAACAGCAACTGCAGCAATTGAAAGAAGAAGCGTTGACGAAAATCCAGGAAGCATCGTCCGTCAAGGAATTAAATGACGTCCGTGTCGCTTACCTCGGCAAGAAAGGTCCCATTACCGATTTGTTGAAAGGGATGGGGAAACTGCCAGCTGAAGAACGTCCTAAGATGGGGGCGCTCGTCAACGTCGTCCGTGAAGCGGTGACGGAATCACTGGAAGCGAAAATGACGAAACTGGAAGAAGAAGCGATCAATGCGCAATTGGAAAAAGAAGCGATCGACGTCACTTTGCCTGGCCGTCCGGCACCAACAGGCAATCATCATCCACTGACACGCGTAGTTGAAGAAATAGAAGACTTCTTCATCAGCATGGGCTATGAAATCGCAGAAGGCCCTGAAGTGGAAAAGGATTATTACAACTTTGAAGCGCTCAATTTGCCGAAAGGGCATCCGGCGCGTGATATGCAGGATTCCTTCTATATTTCCGAGGAAATTCTTCTTCGAACACATACATCGCCGGTACAAGCAAGAACGATGGAGGCGAAAGGCGGAAGTTCCATCAAAATCATCTGCCCGGGCAAAGTGTATCGCCGGGATAGCGACGATGCAACGCATTCCCACCAATTCACGCAAATCGAAGGACTCGTTGTAGGAGAAGATATTCGTATGAGCGACTTGAAAGGGACGCTCGACCTGTTCGCAAAGAAAATGTTCGGTGCAGATCGTGAAATCCGTTTGCGTCCAAGCTTCTTCCCTTTCACTGAACCATCCGTTGAAATGGACATTTCCTGCTTCAAATGCGGAGGGGACGGCTGTAATGTTTGTAAGAAGACGGGATGGATCGAAATTTTAGGTGCAGGAATGGTGCATCCGAATGTACTGAAAATGGCGGGCTACGACCCTGCAGTCGTAACAGGATTCGCATTCGGTATGGGACCTGAGCGGATTGCGATGCTGAAATATGGTGTGGAAGATATCCGTCATTTCTATACGAATGACGTACGTTTCATATCACAATTCCATCGGACGGAAGCTTAA